The Mustela nigripes isolate SB6536 chromosome 11, MUSNIG.SB6536, whole genome shotgun sequence genomic interval cttggattaggtcatgatcccaggatcctgggatcaagccccacatcagactctctgctcagcgggaagcctgcttctctctctccatctgccactcccctgtttgggtgctctctctctgccaaataaataaataaaatctttacaaaatatatattaaaaaaaaaacaacaaaaaaccacaccacctctttgacccagaaatttcaaTCCTACAGAATTATCCTGAGGAGATAACTGTATAGTGCTGATGGTTACCCTACAACTAAATGAGACAGGATGAGAAAGTTTACACGCATTAAATTTTTCTCTATGGGACTGACTCTTAGAAAGGATTGCCATCTACGTGGGACTGGGTCAGGACCCATGGGCTTGAGCCCAGGCTCTGCCATTTTGACCCTTCTGACTATACATCAGCAAAGCAGTATTGACAGGTAGAATCGTCACACCACCTCTGTTCTCCCCATCTTCTCCTTTAACCACCATAACAATTTTTAAGAGATAAGTACTTTCCTTTTACAGATAACGAAAATGACCTCAGGAAGATTATTAAAGAAATGAGTCCTctcttgggagcctgggtggctcagtggtttaagccgctgccttcggctcaggtcatgatctcagggtcctgggatcgggtcccgcatcgggctctctgctcagcggggagcctgcttccctctctctctacctgccccacatctacttgtgatttctctctgtcaaataaataaaataaaatctttaaaaaaaaaaaaaaaagaaagaaaaaaaaagaaatgagtcctCTCGCACACAATAAATGGCTAATCGGGAGCCCAATGGACTGACTCAAAAGTCAGTCTCCTTAGTCTTGGAAGTTATCCACCTCCCTAGGGGGCCTATCCTCATGGAAACTTAGATCTCTTACTTTAGAGAATGGGTCTGGTCTGATGTCTGAATTATCTTCTGGCTTTGACCTTCAGCCATATATAcctcctctcctgctcatgtCCAGACCATAGAGGAGCTTGCTGAGCTCATGAGGATGGAGTGTGCCTTAGCAGGGTGCTCTCCCCAAATGACCACAGGTGCATGTCCTAATGGGGTCAATAAAAACTCTCTTTCACCCTAGCACACCCTGGCTTTGGATACATGCTTCTGCCTGGCTCTTTGGGTCCACCTTGTCCTTCTCAATGACCAAGAAAATGCCTAGTACCTTGGCATTGCTTTTCCAGTTAATTTCTAACTAAGGAATCTCTTTATGCCAAAAGGTACAAAATTGAGGCCTTATATTTGCAGGCACAAGTTTGACCCCCAATGTCAATCATTTGGGGTGtcaggaaaaagaacaacaatctGACATCCTAGGACAGGAAAGTACTGTGCCCAAAGGGGAAAACATTCCACCCTCAAGAAAACAATCTCAAGAAACAGAACCAGAGAATAATTGGAGGAGAGACTGCCAACCAGGGGCAGATGGATATATAGGAGGCAAACACTCGTCAATGGACTAATTCTGTCTCTCTGGCTTCAGGTAAGGCTATCTACGGCTCTTTTCTCCTAGCCACTTCTCCCCACCTAGTTCTCTGCTGATTCCCtttctgtttgagagagaggggaagtaaaTGAAGAGACTGGACTCCTGGGTCAGTCCCAGATTGGGTCATTCCTCTGCTGACTACTGGCTTCATTGTCTTCGGTTGGTCAATCTCCCTCTCTTTGAGGCTGTGCTTTTCTAGTAACAATgactatttatttcttcattcattcaacaaatatcagcAAAATCTCTACCAGGTactaggcactggggatagagTAGTGAACAATAATAGCATTTGCTATATGCCGGGCCCTGCTTTGATTAATCCCCATGATAAAATGCAGTCAGTTATCGTCTGCCTCAGtgttttcaaagtacaggtcaTGACCCATTAGTAGATCATGAAATCGTTTGTGGTTTATatccaaaattttcttttaattaaatgttatCAACTATGTCAGCAAGCAATACATACAGTagttaagaattttataaaacttaCATTTGGTGTGTCTGTGTAAGTGTGTACACCATGTGTGTACCCATGCATACACACAGGCACCTACATCACGTAATGGcaaaagatattttccttttaacagaCTGTGGTCACAAAAGCTTGGAAAATACAGTTCCAGAACACAAGTTCTTTGATCACAGGGACTTCATACTGAGCCTGGCACATCCTAGGCACCCAGTTTGTAAAAGCAATGATCTgtatttcatagatgaggaaatgaattCTTAGCAAACTGTAATCCTTGCCCAGTGTTACATTGTTAGTGATTAGTAAAACAGGCATTTAGATGCCGGTGACAGCCTCCAGGTCCCACACATTTAACCACCATCTACTCCCCTGGTTTGCTGCTATAAAAATGGAGGCAATAATAATACCTATCTAGGGTTATCTGACCAATTGAGTGAAATAATAAGCAACTGCTCTGGAAGCACTAAAATCCACTGTGAAAATTAGTCATATCTCAAGCAACTTTGTAATATATGGGCTGCATGAAGTTGGGGCTCTTGCCTGTCCTATTCATGCTTTCCTTGGACTGTAGCTCCGTTTGGCACTTGGTAGCtactccataaatgtttgttgaatggataaatggatcTGGGCAAGTTGTAAGTATCCCAGCAGGGGATCGGGAGTGGGCTGGGAAAACCCAAAGCTGCCTCCAATAAGATGGTGAGTCCAGAACACAGGACTCCACCTTGCTGCTTCCTGTTCCAAATGAGACTCAGTTCTTCCAGATGCACTGAGCCTGGGAGAGCAGAGGCTAGTATGTGGGTGGGAGTAAGGGTGGggtcacagatgggaaaaccacCAAAGCAAGGGCCCCAACACTGTACACTTGCTGTAGTTCATATAAATGGCATCTTCAGGAGTTGTACAGTACATGACCAAAGCACTCCTCTCAAAACACTGTGGGGAAGTAAGATCACCCCATCCATCTCTGTTCCACAGGACTCCAGGCATCAGAGACAGGGAGGAAATCCCAAGGGATCAACCTGTCTTTGCCTTTGGGCAGGTTCTCCCCAGACCAGAAGTAACTCTGAAGAGCAGAAAGAATGGGGCAACTTTCCTCCCTGACCTCAGTGTGGACGGTAGTCACGGTAACCTCTTGGATCATCATAGCTTCATTCATTGACACCTCGGAAGCAAGTAAGTGgggtgtatgtgtatgtctgtgtatgtatacatgtgtgtgtgcagggaacAATGCTGCTGTCCACAGAGGAGGTCCAGCTCCCTCTCCTATATTGCTTAGTATTTGATTTATTCTAAACccattttttatactttaatgTATATAGGACTCAGGTGGGAAttttgctaaaatgcagattctgattcagtaggcccTGTCtagggcctgagattctgcatttctgacaagctctCAGGTGAAGCTGATGCTGTGGTCCTTGGATTACACACTGAGAGGCAAGAGTCTAGAACACACTAAGGTCCCCTAGCACTTTACTGGAAGGGAAAGAACATATTCAACCCCACTGGAGATCTGAACACACCTAAGTAGCTCCCAAACACCTTcccctggattcttttttttattttaaagtttttatttatttatttgacagagagagatcacaagtaggcacagaggcaggcagagaggtgggggaagcaggctctctgctgagcagagagcccgaagcggggttcgatcccaggactctgagatattgacctgagctgaaggcagaggcttaacccacagagccacccaggtgccccatcccccTGCACTCTTATGAGGTCATTCCACTGGTCTTGCATTATCCTCCTAGCTTTCAGCTTCTCCCTGGAGAAAGGAGCTGGGCTTCTCCCCTGAGTTGGAGTACTTTGGGGCACAGTAAATGCCATTTCAGTGTCATGATTAAGAGGTTAATAGCATATACTCTGTGGTCCTGCTGCCTAGGTTTGTGTCCTGGCTCTGCTCCTTACCAACAAAGCAAGTGGCTTAAACCCTTGGAACCCCAGTTTGCTCATCTTTAAAATTAGGGTAAATACAAAAGCAATCCTACAGAGCCGTTGGGGAGGATTCAAGGAGATAATGAATGAAAAGCACAATCCCAATGTCTAGCATataataagtgcttaataaatgacAGCTCGTTATCTTCATTGTTTTTTACTGTCATGGAGAACATCACACAAAGTGTGACAGCCCCTTTCAGGGAGAGTAGGCGAAGTCTtcagaagggaggcagagaagatCTGGGCAAAAGAAATTAATGTTcaaaggtggggaaggggcaacAGGGTTACCTAAATCTTACCAAGTGTCAATAACTCTGTATGATTCCTCTGAATGTGGAAATgtagatattttgaaagaagacACAGTTTGAAGCAATGCTGAACACAGAAGAATGCACAGTGGAATCATTGGGGGAGTTTTGTGTTTAGTTGTTTTCGAAAGACTCATCCAGGGACCAAATCTTAAAGAATACGGTACCCTGAGGGATGCAGGAGGACTGTGAGTGACCACTGGCCCCGCTGCCCCCACACTGAAGCTGGGCTCTTCTGTCCACAGGAAGCTGCTCTGAATGTCACAGCAATGCCACCTGCATGGAGGACGGGACTGTTACAACATGCTCCTGCCAGGCGGGTTTCACGGGCGACGGCCTCCTGTGCACAGACCTGGATGAATGTGTCATTCCTGGGGCCCACAACTGCTCCGAGGGCAGCAGCTGCGTGAACACGCTGGGCTCCTACTTGTGCACCTGCACTGCAGGTTTCCGTCTGACGCCTGGGCTGGGGTGCACCGATGTGGATGAGTGCGCCCAGCCGGGGCTCAACCACTGCCACCCCCTAGCCACCTGCATCAATACCAAGGGCAATTACTCATGTGTCTGTCCTGCGGGCTACCTGGGGGACGGGCAGCACTGCGAGTGCTCCCCGGGCTCCTGTGGGCCGGGACTGGACTGTGTGCACGAGGGTGACACACGGGTGTGCGTGGACCCATGCCAGGAGCACCACGTTCTAGATGAGTATTGGCGCAGCACAGAGTATGGGGCAGGTTACACCTGTGACCTGGGCCTGAGTGGCTGGTACCGCTTCATGGGGCCAGGTGGTGTGCGCCTGGCAGAGACCTGCGTGCCGGTCCTGCACTGCAACACGGCCGCAACCATGTGGCTCAACGGCACGCACCCGTCCAGTGACGAGGGCATAGTGAACCGCAAAGCCTGCGCACACTGGAGTGGTCACTGCTGCCTGTGGGACACGTCCGTCCAAGTGAAGGCCTGTGCTGGTGGCTACTATGTCTACAACCTGACCGCACCCCCCGAGTGCTATCTGGCCTATTGCACAGGTGAGTGGGCGCCCCATCCCCACACTCCAGACCTGGGTGGGCATCACAAGAGCCCAGGGAGCATCCCTGTTGACCGTCTGTGTCTATGATCCCGTAGACCCCAGCTCCGTGATGGGGACATGTGAGGAGTGCAGTGCAGAAGAGGACTGCAAATCGGATGATGGCACATGGGGCTGCCAGTGCAAACAGGACTTCAACATCACTGGTGAGGCCAGTGGGAGGAGGCCACCGTGCTGAAAATGTCAGCAACTGAGGGAGGGACAGATTTCTATGTGTGAGTTGGAAACATGTAAAGATGATGCAGGGCTGTATATTATCCCATCCGAGTAAAAAGTGGGCCCAGTTATATCTGTTAAAACCAGGAGacacccagggacacctgggtggctcggtgggttcatcctctgccttcagctcaggtcatgatcctggggtcctgggatcgaacccggcctcgggctctctgctcagcagggagcctgcttccctctatctctgctgcctctctgcctacttgtgatctctctctgtcaaataaagaaataaaattaaaaaaaaaaaaaaaccaggagacCCCAAAGCTCCCAGAGCTTTGGGGACCTCCTTGCCCCCAGCTTCTTTCTGGGGCTCCCACACTACAGCACAGGTGGCTGCCACTTGTTGGCCTAAGGCTGCCCAAGCCCTATTTCTACAGCACAAGAACACAGGACTGGTGACCAGCCTACAGTTTCAAGGGCTGGGCCTTCCACTGACCAGCAGAGACAAGCAGGGCTCTGTGggtctccaagcctcagtttccccatacaTACAATGATTGAAGCAGGCTAGTATCTCCCAAACTTCAGTCATGATTTTAGTCACATCCAAATACtaattttacaattttgttttttccaagtaCTACCTAGActgcaatttttattattaacttgtTCTTCTTTAAACTGGTTAAATCCTTCTTTTAAATAGGACATTTATGGTCACTGCTGTGTCTGTGGCAAGTAACACTTTAGATAGAAGgtaacagtaaaaatgaatacaatgatagaaaattattaaatCCCAGCAGGTGTGtaatacttcaatttttaaaaagttaaaacaaaatccaGCTGGATGTCATTGTGTGCCCCAAACACTGAGCCTGATGTCTGCACTCTGttgttttaaaagggaaattagcAAGTGTATAGCATTAAAAACATTAGTAGCTAGTGTGGATTATACAAAAAGGATGGAAAGATAATGAGATTaatgtgtgtgttgttttgtttaattttactgAGACTCAGTGTATTTAATTTTGGGAGGTGAACAACCAGAATATTGTTTTTTGTACACAGTCCCATACTTAGGGTAATATGGAGCTGATGGTTGGCCAATTGGATCCATGCTTGGAATCCAGTCTTTTGTCTCCGTCCCTCTGAGAGAGGAGATCACAGCAAGATGAGACAGGAGCTAGTCTGAGTGTCCCGAGCTGATGGCCAGCCCGACCAGCTGGGCCTGGGCCCCGGGGATGTGCTGGACCCTGAATTGTGGTTACAAGTTTCCAATCCTGCTTTCCCTGCCGATTTCAGATCCCTCCCTCCTGGAGCGCAGGCTGGAGTGTGGAGCCAATGACATCAAGGTGTCCCTGAGCAAGTGCCAGCTGAAGAGCCTGGGCTTTGAGCAGGTTTTCATGTCCCTGAGTGACAGCCAGTGCTCAGGCTTCAGTGAGAGGAGTGACCGGGACTGGATATCTGTGGTGACCCCAGCCAGGGATGGCCCCTGTGGGACGGTGATGATGGTATGTCCTGGCCAACATGGGACAGGGTTAGAGCACTGCCTGGTTCAAGCCCCAGGTTTAGCATTTCCTAGTCATATAAGCCCAGCTGTGCCTCAGctataaaatgtttatagtttcctcaactataaaatggaataatgatACTAGTACTTACTACACAGGGTTAAGAGAATTAAAGGAGTTAAGGTGTGTGAAATGATTAGGACAGTGATTGGCACAGTGTAAGTGCTTAGTAAATGTAAGTTTCAATAAAGAGAATGATCCATGATGATAGTTCCCCATTTTACCGATGGGAAGAGAAGGGCCTGGACTGGGCAGTGCGTCATCTCAGCCAGCAGGTTCAGAAACCTGAACTGGGCTCAGCACTGTTCAGCAATGGGCTCAGAAACAGGTCTGTCTGTCTTGAATGGTCCTTGAAGACAAGGTCTGCATCACTAGTGTTCAGAGAACTAGGACCTCTCCTCCAGAAAACTCCTCAGAAGGGACCCGGAGCTCAATGTTTGAGTAGAACACTGCTTCTCCAATTCCCTcatcccccaaaaagaaaaagaaagaagacaaaaaaaaaaaaaaaaaaaaaaaaaggaagaaatcaattGTTATTTGCTTAGCACAGCCTCTGAAATTCCAGCATTAATAATGAGTCTGGACGTGGTTTTAAGTCTTTTTAGTGTTTGAGAGGAGACATGATCTAATTTGAAGAGCCCAGGCTTATTAGATCCCACATACTGTGAGCAAGTTACTCAAGAGTTACTGTTTCTGTGAACCCCCATCTCCTCATGATGAGGCAGGGAGATAGCTGCCCTCCTCTTAGGGTCATGAAGGAGCTAATGCAGTCATGCAGGAGGAATGTTTAGCTCAGGGCCTGGTTCATATATGGCTGCTGTCCCAACTTTTGATTTTAACAGCCGGGAGGGCAACTCACAGGTGGCCAGAGAAACCGCTTTGGTTTTGAGTCCTACTCAGATTCTCATgcccttctctcccactcccaccccccaatACAGAGGAACGAAACCCATGCCACATACAGCAACACCCTCTACCTGGCAGATGACATCATCATTCGTGACCGCAACATCAAAGTCAACTTTGCATGTTCCTATCCCCTGGACATGAAAGTCAGCTTGAAGACCTCCCTGCAGCCAATGGTCAGGTATGGCCAGAGAGGGTTGCCCCTGGCCATCTCTACCCCCACAACCACTTAACCACTAGGTCCTCAGCTTCCCTGTTAACCACCAGCCATAAGTTGCTGGGTCGGGGGGGCTGGGAGGCAGTATTTCCAATGGAGGAGTCCAGTGTGGAAGGAAGGACCCCAGAATCAAATCCAGGCTCTGTCACATACTAACCAGATGTGTTTTTTTCCAGCTCTGGAAATTGATAGCCCCACTCTGGATATCAGtcttctcacctgtgaaatggacCTAAAAGTACTCGTACTGCCTTTCTTAGAAGCACAACAGTGCTTGGCATATGTGAATTAACTATGAGGGCCTCTGGCTTATCAGAGGGCAGGAGTGGTTGGATcagatggaaggagggaggacTGTAGGTTCAGACCTGCTCTTTATATGAGAAATAATTCATATGCCTTGTTTGAACCTTAGTTTCCCTTCTTCTCTATAAATAGGAATTTGATTAAAGAAGGATTTATAAATTATGCCTCTTAGAGTCTGAGGGTCTTTAAGGAAGTATGTCTGGGGATGCCTGAACAGTGAACCAAAGAATTTCCATCCATATTGGGTGCCACatgagatttattaaaaaaataaataaatcaaagggTCCTGTTgctaaataaaattgaaaatctcTGAGTAGGGAGAATCACAGGCCAATGATGCTAATGTTGGAAAAATTATAGTTGTAACTATAACAAGCATTTATCAAGAGCTCATTATATATCAGACATTGTGTTAAGTGCTCTATAGGAAACATCTCATTGAAATCTTAAAGTACCTTAAGAGGTGTAAGtatttactactattattactattactcccattatacagatgtagaaattgaggttcagagaagaCTGAGTAACCTGTCCAAAGTTAAGAGTCtaataagtgacagagctggaattcaaacccaggccatCATGCTTAGAGCCCTCACTCTACCATGACCTTCAATACGCAACTCATCTATGACTTCATGTTCTCTGGGCCAACCAGACTCAGGGAAGGGCACTAGGTACTGATGAGAGTGTGTGGCTGACTTGGGGAAAGAAGGCTGCTTATTGTCTGCCTTTGGGTGGAGCATCATCTGGCCAAGCAATGCCCTCGAGCAATGTGGCCAGGTCTCAGGCCTGAGAGACTTCAGGAAACAACATACCTATATGGAGATGTCTTTTGATTTGAGCTGGAAATCTTGCCCTAGTCCAAATCTGAGTCCAAACCAATAACAGAgttctcacctgcaaaatggacTTCTGTATTACTGAGCTTTTATCATGTGCCTTATTTCCTAGTGAATCAGTCTTACAGTGTCCTTTATTGGCTCATCCTGTGAAGTCTCATTAGTGTAGCTGTTTTCAATGTGGTTAAAAACAACCCATTTACAAACCCCCCACCTTCTGCTATAGGTGGAGCCAGAACTCTGATCTAGGCGGTAGGACTCACAGCCATCCCTTTTAACTGTCCCAGGTTGAGACCAAAGAAGGAATGTAGGTGACTCCCTTGAGAATTTCTTTACTGGACTCCTTGAAGGCAAGGGCCACCAAGGGGGGGTGGTGTGTGGACATGTTACAAAAAATGTGGTCTCTAgatcagcagcatcagcatcacacGGGAGCTTGTTAAAGATGCAGAATCTTGATCTCTACTTGAACCTACCAAACTAGAACCTGCATTTCAACAAGATCCCGAGGTGACCCACCATGTCTGCTCATCACAGTGGGCAGCCATTGCAGTGGTTGGTGGGTTCTAGTCCTTCTGCTAGATAAACACGCACAGAGCTGCCAGGGACCACCTGGGACCACAGACCAGAAAGGGTGGCCCAACTGTTGCTGTTCTCAGCTCTGGTTTTCtcaccagcccctctcccccgACAGCGTTCTGAACATCAGCGTGGGTGGGACAGGCATGTTCACCGTGCGGATGGCACTCTTCCAGAGCCCCACCTACACAGAGCCCTACCAAGGCTCATCTGTGACCCTGGCCACAGAGGCCTTTCTCTACGTGGGCACCGTGCTGGATGGGGGTGACCTGTCCCGGTTTGCACTGCTGATGACCAACTGCTATGCCACACCCAGCGGCAACGCCACAGACCCCTTGAAATATTTCATCATCCAGGATAGGTAAGGCCCATGGATGGAATTCTGGGGCAGAAGGAGGCAGCCTTTGGATTTGGATTTGGGAGAAAGTACATCTTTATATTCAATCACCTCTAGCTGAAATTTGGCATCACCAGCCATTATGAACACGGGCAACAAACCATAGAAGTATTAGCAGGACACGTGAAAATATTTACACGTCAGTACTTTTTAGTTACTAGAGTATTAGAGTTTTTActagaaattatttaatatattatcaaatatatatctttgtaaatatatttatatagaatagattatgtaaatatataatgcatatatcaAATGCTCTAATATCTTGAGAACTATGCTTCAGCTGAACTGGTTTCCTTTAAAACCTTAGGTACATTACTTtatgaatttaaaacattatttttgaagagggaggcagaggcttcaccagaAGGCTACAGGTGTCCAGGGCTCAAGAAAAGACTAAGAAACCTGACTGGAAGGTGCACCCACCCAGGGTAGGGGGCAAGCTGGCACTTGGCTGGGAGGACTGAGCTAGAGACACAGTTAGGACCAGTTGTAAAAGGGAGGACACAGGTGTGCTACTTTCCACTCCAGCAGCACTGGAGAACCGTCGACCACACTGAGAGGAAGTAATTCACATTGTCATTCAAATCACAATAGCAGTCTTTTGAAAGCTTACTGTGTGCCTGGGTCTGTGGACAGCACAGTGAATAGAAAGGACAAAACTCTCTGCCCTCATACGGCTGATATTCTAAGAGGGGGGACCAATAATTAAACAAGATGAAATGTGTAGCATGTCAGTGGTAAGGGCGCTATAGGAAAAACCcaaagcagggaaagggaaggggcaTATGCTATTTAATAGCATAGTCAGAAAAAGCATCCCCAAAAGGCAGTGACCTATTCCTGTTTCGGTTCTTAGAATCTGTCTGGTTACATCAAGGGAAAAGTATCAGTTGGGTGCTCATTTGACATATATATCTGTTATTGCTAATCCCCTCTGCAACAGAAAGAAGTCTACTTTAGGGCCTTCCGCTGTGACAGGAGCTAACTAAAATTTAATAGCActgttttactttgcatttatCCATAAATACCCATGTTGTGCTTATGGCAAGTGATGCTGGTTTGCTATCTGTGGTCAGGATCTAAAGATTCTTCTAAAAAATAGATGTATTCtccaataaaaatgtaaatatatttaatgcacAAAGCAAGTAAATTCTAATAACACAGATgctgggaaacaaagaaaaatatacacaaaggTGGTTTCTAGGTAAGACCAAAAAAGCAAATTTGGAAAGGGGCACTGATGGAGATTAGAGCATCATGGAGATTTGGGTCCACATCTTGGCTTTGCTATTTCTTAGTCTGGAGACACAATTCATCTCATCTCTCTAAATATTCATGTCCTCATATGTGAAATAGGCATAAATACCTACTGTGCAGGGattggtaaactttttttttttttttaacctgagtaAAAACACTGAGTATGTACGTTGTGGGACACTTGGAAAGTTCtgaaaaggaagcaggaagaagtCCTGGGTGTGCCTGTGTTTTTGTCTGGGTGTGGGAGCTGGGTTGGGAAGCACTAGTCCAGGAAAGGTGGCAAACATCTCAGGACATGTAAGGAAGAGGCGACTGGAGAGACAGcgaggggcaggaggggaaacTTGGATGCCCTGCTTAGGTTGCGTGCATGGGGCCTTCAGGGGGCGGGCCCCTGAACCTCAGGGCTTTCGTTGTGCCAAGTGGAGTCTGCATTTTCACAAAAAGATCTGAATGGCTTGCACAAAGCAGAGAGTTCCCTTCTCAGTTCTTCCTCTGTGTAGTGAGCATTCGGACCCTCTCCTAAATCAATTTTGAACAAATCATgtaaaaaagcagagaaaacacCCAGTGTGCCTGCCCTTGTATCCTGATCCAGCCCAGCACACACATGATCTCTGCATGTGCAATTTTGAGTTTTGGTGCAACTGTGTTGCTTGTGCAATTATACAGATGGGCATGcgtgcataaacacacacacacacacacacacacacacaaacacactctgcCTTTTGGTCATTGCCCCTCAGGACTTATAAGTGCCACTGTTATCATTAGAACTGGGCACACAGGAGGTAGCCAACAAATGGTAGGTAATGATCCTGAATCTCAATTCTTGGGAAATCAGAGGTGCTGACTTTATAGCATAGTTTCAACCCTGTGCtgatgatattttatttcagcattatatatatgcattatagaTAGAtagcatctactatgtgtcatATACTGCAGTATGCTCTTGGAAaggttaactcatttaatcttcccagcTATCTTATGATATGGGTTACAAATAGTATTTCCTGTGTACAGATGGGGAATGtggggcacagagagattaagttgCTCAAGGACACATAGCTAATAGGTGGTGGAGTGAGATTTGAATCCAGGAGGTTTGGCCCCAGAGTGCCTGCTTAACTAACCACGTTATGTGACTTAACCCTCCCAGATGTCCACGCACTAAGGACTCAACCATCCAGGTGGTGGAGAATGGGGAGTCCTCTCAGGGCCGATTTTCTGTCCAGATGTTCCGTTTTGCTGGGAACTATGACCTGGTCTACCTGCACTGTGAAGTGTATCTCTGTGACACCTTTACTGAAAAATGCAAACCTGTGAGTTGCCTTTCCTCACTCAGGCTGCCTGCCATGATCTCCCCCTCACCTGTCTTCCATAACCAAAGACATTTGGCCACAAggtctaaaagaaaacaaacattattGTTGTGTTTCTCTTTTAGTCCAGGAACAGAATGTGCAGTAAGATGGGGTGGGCAGAGCCAGGTAGGAGACCTAGGCCGTTGGGAAATCAGGCGGGATCAGCACAGTGCGACAGGCTGGTAAATGCTCTGGTTTGTCTGCAAGCCTGTGTTCTCATCGTAGAAGCTGACAATTTAAAGTACCAGGTGCACCTTATCTGTGTTAACTTTCTAATTCTTGGCAGTAACTAAAGGGGAGACATTTTATTAGCTCCCTTTTCTATATGAGGAGAGCAGTTCAGAGAACTTAAGTGACTTTCCTAAGATCAAACACCTAATGAATGGCAGAGGTGGGGCATGAGCCCAGGTATACAGATCTCCTGACAACTCCCTAGACCATCCTCAAGCCCCAGCCTGAGGCAGGAGGAGACCCCTGTAAGGAGTGCAGCCCACTCCCCATGGTAGCACCACATTCAGTCTCCCTCATGGAAAGGATTCTTTGTTGCCCTCTTCCTGCAGACCTGCTCCAGGACCAGATTCCGCGGTGGGGGCATCATAGACCAAACCCATGTCCTGAACCTGGGTCCCATCACACGGAAAAGTAAGAGAGCCACTCCCTCCCTCAGGT includes:
- the UMOD gene encoding uromodulin, with the protein product MGQLSSLTSVWTVVTVTSWIIIASFIDTSEARSCSECHSNATCMEDGTVTTCSCQAGFTGDGLLCTDLDECVIPGAHNCSEGSSCVNTLGSYLCTCTAGFRLTPGLGCTDVDECAQPGLNHCHPLATCINTKGNYSCVCPAGYLGDGQHCECSPGSCGPGLDCVHEGDTRVCVDPCQEHHVLDEYWRSTEYGAGYTCDLGLSGWYRFMGPGGVRLAETCVPVLHCNTAATMWLNGTHPSSDEGIVNRKACAHWSGHCCLWDTSVQVKACAGGYYVYNLTAPPECYLAYCTDPSSVMGTCEECSAEEDCKSDDGTWGCQCKQDFNITDPSLLERRLECGANDIKVSLSKCQLKSLGFEQVFMSLSDSQCSGFSERSDRDWISVVTPARDGPCGTVMMRNETHATYSNTLYLADDIIIRDRNIKVNFACSYPLDMKVSLKTSLQPMVSVLNISVGGTGMFTVRMALFQSPTYTEPYQGSSVTLATEAFLYVGTVLDGGDLSRFALLMTNCYATPSGNATDPLKYFIIQDRCPRTKDSTIQVVENGESSQGRFSVQMFRFAGNYDLVYLHCEVYLCDTFTEKCKPTCSRTRFRGGGIIDQTHVLNLGPITRKNVQAVASTAASSSLGFLKVWLPLLLWATLTLMSQ